From the genome of Cynocephalus volans isolate mCynVol1 chromosome 15, mCynVol1.pri, whole genome shotgun sequence:
ccaaCTAAAATATAACCCTCCTATATGCTTATATctttatgtatttaaataattcagtaaatatATATCTGTGGCATTGCTTAAGTATAAGAAGGATCTGATATAAAGCAGTAATTATTTATGGCATTTAGAAACTAAGCTACGAAATTCTCAGAGTAAGCACAGGAAAGAATCAAGTCTCACCACCCTCTTCgatgaaaataatttcagttaGCCTATTTTTGTTTGCCTTCACAGAATGCCAAAACTCTGTTACACAagtaagtaatttttattttatggaaaaatacatatCTTCATTTTTATCCATAGCTATCAAACTTTAAACAGTGACAGAAAGTGGCAACTTGTCTTTGTTGCAGAATCTCTGAAGCCTCGAAAGCATTTCAGATGGAGAAAATAGAACATGATTATGAGCACATGAACCACTTCACAGTCAACCtcaatagagaagaaaaaataatacgtGAAATTGATTTTTACAGAGGTTTGTTATCCTTTTGCCCATTTGGCCAAAATTGCAGGTGTGTGAAAGCTGCAGAAGAATTcggtgggagggaaggggagattTAGAATCACCGCCAGAATGAGTGTAGACAAGTTTACGAGGATCATAATCCAGTGTGAAGCTCTATTTTATCACAGGATCATATAGTTTGTTGACAGTGTTTATTCAGCTTTACATATCATAGTGTCTATTTTAATGCCATTATCAGGCATTTGATTCTGGGTAATCAAATACTTAATAATTGATGGTGATATGATTTGTTAACTTCAACCCTACACAAAGTGTTAACCTCAATGATGTCAAGTGCCATCAGGAGCAAGGTTAAggatgagataaaaataaaacatagggctATATGTGACAGCAGATCAACTTAACATAATTAAACTTTAGAGGACAAGAACAGTAACAAGTCATAAAATAAGTCACAACCTGGAAATAAAGCTGGTCTATGGAACCAGATATACTCCATGAGCTATAAACACATCCCTGTACTTTGGCTCATAAATCCCACTCCTGGAAACTTATCCTGATGAAATAattgaaaagaggaaaataacCTTGGAGCTGACCAAAACTTTGATCACCCTGACTCATCTCAGCCCATGTGCATGATGACACCCCTTGGCTAGACCACTAATAATGCCGTGAGGCAGTACCAGTGCCCACAGGTGTAATTGGAGAGGCAAATCTTCAGcatagatctttttaaaaaattacatcatATCATCCTTAATGTTGTCTAAGGGAATATTAAGAGGAGTGGGTTAGGAAGAGTCATGGCATTGATACTGGCAAAGGGCATATATTCACTGAACAAAGGAGGTGAGCAATTACAATGAGACGAGGGTTTGTGTGATTTCTGAGATAGGGAAGAGAGTTGCCTTTCTATTTACTTTGCCAGAGATGAGGAAGTGACAATCCCAGCCTCCAGGAGCTTGCAGATGTGGCACACTATGATAAAGACATGAACAGGCTCTGGGGGGTGAGGCGGATGGTGTGCAGTGAGGGTGAGGACTTTGTACTGGGGAGGGAAGCGAGGAGGGTGGTGACGGTTCCTTCCCATTTGTCACATCCACATTTGACCTGAAGCACAAAGCCCCAGCAGGTCGCACTTGGACTCTCGTGGAGCGTTGGCTGGAGAGGATTTCCCCACCCCAGCCTTAGCCTGGGCTGTACCTACTGGCCACTGACTGTTTCCACAGCTGCAGAGGTTGttgtaacaatttttaaaatactttacctTACCAgaagatgaagatgaagatgaagaaggggaaagagaaggaggaggaggagaagcggtagaagtagaagagggagaaaatgttCGGACAGAGTCACCAGGAGAAGATGCAGGTCCGGAAAAAGCCTCAGAGCCCTCTCTGCTGGCCTCGGAGGTCCAGGCTGTCCCAGAGGCACCCCAGGTCTCCTCTCCAGTGCCTCCTCCAGCCCTGCCACTTGCCACAGATGCCCCAGTGACACAGGTAACCATTCATGACTTCCTTCCCACAGGACATGCAGCTGGACGGCCTGACCAGTTTGTTTCACATTAAGAGAAAGATTACTATACACCAGACATTTGCATGTGGCAAACAGAAGATTCCAGGACAGTCACGATGACAAGGAGCAAGGTCCTCTAGGTGCTTCCACAGGTTCATAGTTGTTGTAGCTGGCTGGCAAGACTTACTTTAATACCATTTTTCCACCAATAACACCCTCAAATCTGAGACAACCTTTGTCTGgaaagtgtgtgtgtctgtgtttgtgcaACATGTTCATTCCTAGAGAGCTGATATCATGGGGATTGGGTTTGCTTTTTGTTGCTTAGTGAGTGCAGTGCAGGGTATAGGGTGAGACATAATATAAGGTGAGAAATAAAAGTGATTATATGTTTATACTTTagagtttttaattttcctgTAGATAATAGAGGGTGTAGAGAAGCCACACTAGCCATGTCCCTGTTGCTTGTTCTGAAATACAACTGTATCTTTCCTTCAGTGGGCAAGCAAGTGAAGCTTGGTTTTCTATGTGTTTGTCATTTGATGAGACTGCGTATTGacagactttttaaaacataacttaggggcctgccccgtggctcgcttgggtgagtgcggtgctgttagcgACGaggccgcgggttgggatcctatatagggatggctggtgcgctcactggctgagcatggtgcagacaacaccatgacgagggttgcgttccccttgccagtcagagaaaaaaagaaagaaagaaagaacacatatCTTAGGAAATTAGCTCACCCCAGATGCTGCACCTGATTGGCTGACCTTATGTTTCTAAGATGTCACTGTCCAGTGTTCAAGCCTTTATGCAGACTCCATGACACTTCAGCACACAGGATCCGACCTGTTGAGCTGGGGCAATGCAGACTTATCAGAGAGGAGCCCTGGTGTTGCACCTGCTTTCAGGGTGGATTGAAATCATCTGTAGGAACAAAATCTCAGAGGAAGAACTCATAGATGGGACTATATTCTGTGCTCTATCTCCACAGGAAACTAGGCGAAACCAGGCAAAAATACTATTTATAGTTTCTAAAATCTTGAAATTCTGGGTCTACCGATTGTGCGGAAATTGAAAAAGGTGTAGTGACTAAATGAGGGTTAGATTTGATCAGTGAGatcaatttttggtttttaaaaaagaatttttgggGGCCCCCATATGATGCCCCCCAAATTATTTCTGGTCAACAGTTTGACCCTTCTCTTATATCCGATATTTTATAAGCAACTTTTACTTGAGGATTCTGCTTTCTGCCTGCTGGGGCTACCACCTAGTGACAGACAAGCACAGAATAGAAGAGGGGGCACACCCAGTTGCCAGGCAGGGGGCGCTGTCGCCAGCGTTCAGTCCTTAGCACTTCTGAGGGTGGGATGAACTAACACAGCCACTAAGTTGGGAACTGCACACAGAAAGCTCAGTGTTCAAACCCGAAGGGAACTGACATccattgcttttatttcttcttcttcttttttttttttttttttttttacttttgaatttatcTGTCTTGATGAAGGGGGAGGTTGTGCCCACTGGCTCTCAGCAGACCACAGAGTCTGAAACTCCAGTCCCTGCAGCAGCGGAAACTGCGGATCCCTTGTTTTACCCTAGTTGGTATAAAGGCCAAACCCGGAAAACCACCAGCAACCCTCCTTGCACCCCAGGGAGTGAAGGTCGGGGGCAAATAGGGCCTCCCGTTTCTGAGGATTCGAATGTGCAGAAGGCAGAAGTGGCAGAAGCCGCAGCCGATGAGAGGGTAACAGTGAGTGGTAAGGAAACTAGTTCACCTGCAGCTACTTCTCAGGTTAGTGTCCTTGCTCTTGTGTCTGAACGCTTTTCCATGTCCCCAGGGTCCCGCTGGAATAGGCCACAGCGGGAAAGAGGGGCTGGGTGGGGCGGAATACAGAAACCACTCACCCCCCAATGTTGGCTTGTTTTTTAAgcattatataaaagaaaaaaacaaaacaaaacaaatttgacTTTGCTCTGCCCATGTGTGGTCATCTCACACCTGGCTTCCCAGGGAAGGGGACACAAGCGACCCTGGCCCTTTGGCATGCCCTTGAGAGCTGCTTTGTCTGCAGTGACTGGCTGGTGTCCCAGGTTCTCCTTTGCAATGGCCACTTGCCCTTGCTCAGCCTTTCCTGTGTCTTCCTTGGGCTTCCAAAGACTAATCATCTGCTTTTGTGTCATTCCCCGCAACCCCTATGGAACACATTTGAATTGAGTTTTAAGTCTGCTCAGGAAAAATAACCTCTGATTCATGGATTCTAGGAGCTGCTGGCTATGGCTAGACAAAGAGAGTCTTGGCTTGATTAGACCTGAGCTTCTTAAGCATGTGCTCTTGGGAGCAGAAAAACACAGGTTTTCCTTCATTGGGATTTTTAAAGGGGACTCTTgatactgttttttctttatacagtgaAAGTTCAGAGTCCATGTCTTCTCCCTAACACTTGGTTAGATGTTTGCATGTCTCAAAGAGTCCATAGGAGAAATATCTTACAATTTCTTTGTAAGGAAGAATGTTCATGGCTACTCCATACTCATGAACATTCTCCAATGACGTGTGCTGTGAGTGTCGCCCAGACAAGAGGCTGTAGAGAAGCACTCTCTCGTTCCTGGGTCAGCAGGTGATTATGGACAACAAACACcattttttcaaagatcagaaaATGGCTTCTTATCTTGACTGTATATGCTCAAGCAGACCTCAATTTCATGAGGTAATCAAAGGAAAtggtttttgaaaaattaaaagtagcaTGCTTCTGTGCCAGGTATTTATTTTCACCGATGAAAATGACAAAAGTAAATGTTTGGTGTAAGGAAAACTTTCGAGGTGGTTTTGAGATAAAAAATGGAGTAGACTTTGATTATTTCTGGTTATgggaattcttatttatttagtgGAAGCTGCGTGAGGGGAACTGTTTTCTGAAAACAGTAGTGCAATGCTCCAATCCAAAATGAAAAGTCCTTCTAAGTGATgttgaaaaaaatgatttgtgaTAATATCAGTGAagctttcttcttgttttctcacAGGAGTTAGCCATCTGCCTAGCACTTTTGGCTTTTCTTGTACTTCACTACATCTGGAGTCAGATTCAGTGCTTGATTTTTACTTTAATGGgtaggaaatattttcttttcccttgacTAACACCTCATGTAGttttttttccataatgtttCTCTTCTGTAGGCCCAGAGATGAATTTCTCCCCAAAGCTTGAGGCCCGGTCATCTAAAAAGAACGTGTTCACAGATAATCCTTGTGGCTTCAAACTCCCTACAATGTACTCACCTCAGGGCACCTTCCTGAGGAGACTTGCTCCGTTATCTGTCCCTGCATGGGGGGCGCCTGGACTCAGAACAGGGACTCAGTGGGCAATTATTCAGTAATCCAGTAGGAGTGAACCCTCCAGAATGTCATTAGGGGAGGCCATTTCAAGAGGTGTCCATGACGCTGTGAGGATTCACTGCATCGAAGCAGAGGGAGGAGAAGCAAAGGCTTGTCCAGGAACACGCAGGGTTTCCACAGATTAAGTAGCAGCAGCTCATCCGCTTATCTCAGAGGTGCCCGGGAGGTGGCTGGATGACTCCTGCTGGGGAGGCTGCATAGGAAGTTCCCACACAAGTGAGCAGGTGGACTAGGTGACTTCTCAGCTATCTTTGAACCCCCAGGCTCTGCAGTGTTTCTCCTGGGAGAGGAGGTCTCTGAGAGAAAGGTGTCCTGGGTGCGGCAACATCTGGGGACTGTAGCCAGGTGAGATCTAAACGAGTAAAAAGCCAGAAGATCAATGCACACTTACCAGCCATAATGAATTAGAACCAAAGAAAGGCCATAAAGTCATCTAACAGTCCCTGCATATTATTTTCGAGTCACCTTTCTCATAGTCAAGCTTTTGCTTGATTGATTACTCCTATGAGGTTTGCTTTGAGGCTGAATCTTACTCCTTTAATAGCCTTTTGAAGGTCATAAGTTTAATTAATAATACTTAAAGATCCAAACCACATGTACTTTTGAGTAAATGACCCTGCTGGGCCTGAGACTCAGCTCCCTGTGCCTGTACCTCAGCAGCATTTCAGGGTCAATGGTGCTGAAAGTCCTCAGCTGCTTCTGGGTCACTTTTCCCTGGATTGACATGGACTATTCTGGAAGGCCCATCATAGACTTCCTTTCTGCCTCATTAGCCATCTGATCAGCAGTGGCAGTGGGATCTTCACGGGTCTCCGCTGTGTCTGTAACTGCATGTAAGCAGGTCCTGCCCTCAGTGTCTAAGAGTCAGCTGGAAACCTGGGCAACCTAGAATGTTCCAAGTGTCCTTATAGTCTGCTCAGCTGCCTAACTCCTCCCGACATTATTTGTGGTAAACGCAGTGAGAGCAAGCATTGGCTGTGGACTCAGCAGGATGAATAGAGAGAAAAATCCATGCTTTACTGGAATCAGGACCTAACTGTGGATCTGAATAACTGTCTGAAGAGTTCCATTTACATTCTGAAAATTCAGGTTTTGGGTTTTGTCACCTTATATATGTTTTTGTAATGCTTCTCCGAGGCTGCAGGGGGAGCCTCGCGCTTCCTGGCTGCCATCCACTGAGCCCATGTCCTGTACGCTGACATTCATATGCCTGTCTGGTGAGATGAGGGGGCAGCAGGCGGGGCGGGGTGGTGTGGGTTGACATTCAGTATTGCAAAGAACCTTGCTGTGTCATCTTGGTGTTTGAGAAAGTGCCTTTCACTTTGAGGAGGAAACCTGTTTCTGACGGGGTACCACTCTTGGATCCCTGAAATGGGGTATGGACAGGTCAATACAGACCTCACCAAAGTAGCAAACTCCTggcctccatgaactttttgcaggcCTCATTCACCTCCACCACCTCAGAACAAATTTACCATATTCGCATTTGTCCAGTGCAAAGTTGGCTTGCTGGAATTCCACACTTCATCATTAGGCTCACCCTGAACACTGAGGATGTGATACAAGAGTTCCCCTTGATTCACTGGTGGGCTTACCTCTCTTCACCGGATGGTCCCTTATCTGAGGGCAGTATTGCCTAAGAAACTCAGAAGCATCTCAGCCTCATCTGCTGATCTGTAAACTCACTTCAGCCTCCATCAGCTGAACTGCAAACCTTCTATGGAGGCAAATGATGTATTTCCAGGTGACTTCCTCATACCCATTCACACAGTGGAACCTGCCCCTGATTTTGCTGCCTGTGATTTCTGATGCTGGACAATCTCTCCTTCATCACATGGCTTCTCTCTTCACCCAGTCTGCACGGAGGAAGATTAAGTGTTAGAAACTGGTCATGGTAAAAACCCAATGTCAGTTCCCTCCACCAGTGGTGGCCGGGGCTCCTTTTTGTTAGATTGGAACAGCATTATAACCTTCCCCATCCTTCTTCTCTAAGAAAACATAATTTCTCAACAGGTTTGGATTCAGCCCTATGGTGAATTTGAATCTCATGAAAGGCCCTGGTTCCCAACCATCTGCAGGATGCACTTTGAACCTGGTCACACCCCAATACTCCAGAAAATTGTGCAGAGCCCTTGTACGTGAACGTCTTTAGCTGCCCTCTAAGTTTCTGCCCTTCTGGGCCATGCTGCTGTGTGCTCAGTCAATGCAAAGCCGTCTGGTAGAAACAACATTTGATCTATTTCTTCTGTTAacttttagatttattttgaaaaaattgcaCCATGCCCTAGTCAAGCTCAGAAAACAAGACAACAGCAAGGTGGGAGAAGGACACTATGGACAGGCTGGCTGCCCTTGGAAAGCAGTCTCTGTGAGGCCTCGTCTCTTGGGCTTGCCTTGTTGTGTCTGTTTCCTGGTCCAATCTGCTTCCATGCTCTGCCCTTCCTCTCCCTACAACACTTACATGCAAATTATTCCTGCTCGCATCCACTTTCCATGGACAATTGGGCATTTTATTGGGAATATATGTGGCAATTAAATTTGAACGGAGGTGAAAACAGAGCAATGAAATCCCCCTTCCAGGTGTTCTTCCTCTCCTCTGAGTGTGGCTAAGTGTCCTCCTGTGGAAGAATCAGTCCAAAGCATTTAATGGGAGCTGTGCAGAGCACAGGGGTTTCCAGAGAAACGTCTCCCTATTTGGTGGATTAATTCAGCAGCTGCTCTGGCTGATACTCGAGCTGGACATGGCAGCTGCCTCAAGGTCAGAAGACCTGTGCTTCCCACTACACACACAAGCATGTGCACATATGCACATGCCAGTGAGAGAAGCAAGAGCCAAGTGCTTTGGAGATGGAGACTTTGGCATTGGAATCTGTGCAATTTCTGCCTCTATAAAGACCCACAGCTCAAGAATTTCACCAGAGCATGAAGTCATAGTGGAAAGAGACACTAAAAGCTTTACCATTTCATAGCTATTTCTTGTTTCAAGAATAGaatatccacttttaacatgccATTCTTCAAGTCTGAAAATAGACAAATGCATTGGGCAGAAATTCTGCCAAAGCTCAAGGCAGTGGAAAGGTCAATGAAATTAGAAGAAAGGCCCTCAATTCTAGTC
Proteins encoded in this window:
- the TRIM55 gene encoding tripartite motif-containing protein 55 isoform X1; protein product: MSASLNYKSFSKEQQTMDNLEKQLICPICLEMFTKPVVILPCQHNLCRKCASDIFQASNPYLPTRGGTTMASGGRFRCPSCRHEVVLDRHGVYGLQRNLLVENIIDIYKQESTRPEKKPEQPVCEEHEEERINIYCLNCEVPTCSLCKVFGAHKDCQVAPLTHVFQRQKSELSDGIAVLVGSNDRVQGVISQLEDTCKTIEECCRKQKQELCEKFDYLYGILEERKNEMTRAITRTQEEKLERVRALIKKYSDHLENVSKLVESGIQFMDEPEMAVFLQNAKTLLHKISEASKAFQMEKIEHDYEHMNHFTVNLNREEKIIREIDFYREDEDEDEEGEREGGGGEAVEVEEGENVRTESPGEDAGPEKASEPSLLASEVQAVPEAPQVSSPVPPPALPLATDAPVTQGEVVPTGSQQTTESETPVPAAAETADPLFYPSWYKGQTRKTTSNPPCTPGSEGRGQIGPPVSEDSNVQKAEVAEAAADERVTVSGVSHLPSTFGFSCTSLHLESDSVLDFYFNGFGFSPMVNLNLMKGPGSQPSAGCTLNLVTPQYSRKLCRALVRERL
- the TRIM55 gene encoding tripartite motif-containing protein 55 isoform X4 — protein: MSASLNYKSFSKEQQTMDNLEKQLICPICLEMFTKPVVILPCQHNLCRKCASDIFQASNPYLPTRGGTTMASGGRFRCPSCRHEVVLDRHGVYGLQRNLLVENIIDIYKQESTRPEKKPEQPVCEEHEEERINIYCLNCEVPTCSLCKVFGAHKDCQSELSDGIAVLVGSNDRVQGVISQLEDTCKTIEECCRKQKQELCEKFDYLYGILEERKNEMTRAITRTQEEKLERVRALIKKYSDHLENVSKLVESGIQFMDEPEMAVFLQNAKTLLHKISEASKAFQMEKIEHDYEHMNHFTVNLNREEKIIREIDFYREDEDEDEEGEREGGGGEAVEVEEGENVRTESPGEDAGPEKASEPSLLASEVQAVPEAPQVSSPVPPPALPLATDAPVTQGEVVPTGSQQTTESETPVPAAAETADPLFYPSWYKGQTRKTTSNPPCTPGSEGRGQIGPPVSEDSNVQKAEVAEAAADERVTVSGVSHLPSTFGFSCTSLHLESDSVLDFYFNGFGFSPMVNLNLMKGPGSQPSAGCTLNLVTPQYSRKLCRALVRERL
- the TRIM55 gene encoding tripartite motif-containing protein 55 isoform X2, which codes for MSASLNYKSFSKEQQTMDNLEKQLICPICLEMFTKPVVILPCQHNLCRKCASDIFQASNPYLPTRGGTTMASGGRFRCPSCRHEVVLDRHGVYGLQRNLLVENIIDIYKQESTRPEKKPEQPVCEEHEEERINIYCLNCEVPTCSLCKVFGAHKDCQVAPLTHVFQRQKSELSDGIAVLVGSNDRVQGVISQLEDTCKTIEECCRKQKQELCEKFDYLYGILEERKNEMTRAITRTQEEKLERVRALIKKYSDHLENVSKLVESGIQFMDEPEMAVFLQNAKTLLHKISEASKAFQMEKIEHDYEHMNHFTVNLNREEKIIREIDFYREDEDEDEEGEREGGGGEAVEVEEGENVRTESPGEDAGPEKASEPSLLASEVQAVPEAPQVSSPVPPPALPLATDAPVTQGEVVPTGSQQTTESETPVPAAAETADPLFYPSWYKGQTRKTTSNPPCTPGSEGRGQIGPPVSEDSNVQKAEVAEAAADERVTVSGPEMNFSPKLEARSSKKNVFTDNPCGFKLPTMYSPQGTFLRRLAPLSVPAWGAPGLRTGTQWAIIQ